From Rubrivirga sp. SAORIC476, a single genomic window includes:
- a CDS encoding STAS domain-containing protein, whose amino-acid sequence MSFTFQKASPTAAVVRIGKALDFRNAAEFKASCQEHARQGVRYYVLDFSGTGILDSTGLGVIFSLYRQLTPAGGQVVFASVSRPVQVVVQLTRTYKVFRQFPTVEAALQAHSAPSAPAQITQRPTGTA is encoded by the coding sequence AGCTTCACTTTCCAGAAAGCCTCCCCCACCGCGGCTGTCGTCCGCATCGGCAAGGCCCTCGACTTCCGCAACGCCGCCGAGTTCAAGGCGTCGTGCCAGGAGCACGCCCGGCAGGGCGTCCGCTACTACGTGCTCGACTTCTCGGGCACGGGCATCCTCGACTCGACCGGCCTCGGGGTGATCTTCTCACTGTACCGCCAGCTGACGCCCGCCGGCGGGCAGGTCGTGTTCGCCTCGGTGAGCCGCCCCGTGCAGGTCGTCGTCCAGCTGACGCGCACCTACAAGGTGTTCCGCCAGTTCCCGACCGTCGAGGCGGCCCTCCAGGCCCACAGCGCGCCCTCGGCGCCCGCCCAGATCACGCAGCGCCCGACGGGCACCGCGTAA